From a single Cyclobacterium marinum DSM 745 genomic region:
- a CDS encoding UpxY family transcription antiterminator: protein MTEKLNWYVMYTAPRAEKKVAERLKEKGTEVYLPMIEEIRQWSDRKKKIQKPLFNGYVFVHTSKERLWESLQVAGAVKFINFSGEHSYIQQEEIDTIQRIIETGVSVEVDTDNIEKGETVEILGGPLQGLHGECIKKSNQDYFIIRIPSINQSMLVNVPRKFLKITQ, encoded by the coding sequence ATGACTGAAAAGCTTAATTGGTACGTGATGTATACCGCCCCAAGAGCAGAAAAGAAAGTAGCTGAAAGACTCAAAGAAAAAGGTACGGAAGTTTATCTCCCTATGATTGAGGAAATTAGACAGTGGAGTGATCGGAAGAAAAAAATTCAAAAACCTTTATTCAACGGTTATGTTTTTGTTCATACAAGCAAAGAAAGGTTATGGGAATCTCTACAAGTTGCGGGAGCTGTAAAGTTTATTAACTTTTCAGGGGAACACTCCTATATACAACAAGAAGAAATTGATACCATTCAGCGCATCATTGAAACAGGTGTGTCTGTTGAAGTAGATACTGATAATATTGAGAAAGGAGAAACGGTAGAAATTCTTGGAGGGCCTTTGCAAGGCTTACACGGAGAATGCATTAAAAAATCCAATCAAGATTACTTTATCATCCGTATTCCTAGCATCAATCAAAGTATGCTCGTGAATGTTCCGAGAAAATTTTTGAAAATCACCCAATAA
- a CDS encoding glycoside hydrolase family 15 protein produces the protein MEKHTYGTGLIGNCSYIAHIEKNTNISWLCMPRFDSDFLFGSMLDKQKGGEFTILPPDNNFTSRQEYRENSNILDTFIETADGEAYKVTDFAPRFFNYERYFKPSMVIRKIEPIKGEPKIKINCHPVSDYGKNKLKAIPESNHIQYSGRDQEVRLTTNCSITYIMEEEAFHLQKTVYLVLTYGSPLEAPIESTVEKFLIATLKYWRNWVKSTSIPNFHQRLVVRSSLILKIHQYEDTGGIIASSTSSLPESPGSTRNWDYRYCWMRDAYYTLNVFNHLGHFEELERYFEYLQNLPTDNRGRYQPLYAITGSSKLIEIISDLDGYKGEKPVRFGNDAYTHIQNDLYGQVLVTLLPLYADKRFVESEKSHSKPFINNLLDKIEETMDEKDAGLWEFRNLQQEHCYTFLFHWAGSCAAIKIAERMNDTEMMEKAIDLKNKSIQKIEACYLPERKAYAQAIGSKHMDASTLQLITMGYFGDDIEKANNHLKALEEDLLAKNYLFYRYKHQDDFGAPETTFLICAFWYIEALACVNRLDEAMEGFETLSKYCNHLQLFSEDVDQHTGSQWGNFPQTYSHVGLLNAAYRIDKKLDKPNFIL, from the coding sequence ATGGAAAAGCATACCTACGGCACCGGACTAATTGGCAATTGTAGCTATATCGCTCATATCGAAAAAAACACAAATATAAGTTGGCTTTGCATGCCAAGATTCGATAGCGATTTTTTATTTGGCAGCATGCTTGATAAGCAGAAAGGTGGGGAATTTACCATCCTACCCCCTGACAATAACTTCACTTCTCGTCAAGAGTACCGTGAAAATTCAAACATATTGGATACATTTATTGAAACAGCTGACGGAGAAGCATATAAAGTAACAGATTTTGCTCCAAGGTTTTTCAATTATGAGAGGTATTTTAAACCTTCAATGGTTATCCGTAAAATCGAGCCTATTAAAGGTGAGCCTAAGATCAAAATCAATTGCCACCCCGTTTCGGATTATGGTAAAAATAAATTAAAAGCGATTCCCGAAAGCAATCACATCCAATACTCAGGTAGAGATCAAGAAGTTAGGCTTACCACCAACTGTTCCATTACATATATTATGGAAGAGGAGGCATTCCACCTTCAAAAAACTGTTTACTTGGTACTAACTTATGGCAGTCCTCTGGAAGCTCCTATAGAAAGCACGGTTGAAAAATTTTTAATAGCCACACTTAAATATTGGAGAAATTGGGTAAAATCCACGAGTATCCCTAATTTTCACCAGAGATTGGTCGTCCGCTCTTCTCTGATTCTGAAAATTCATCAATATGAAGATACTGGAGGAATTATTGCCTCTTCCACTTCCAGCCTTCCGGAATCCCCAGGTTCCACAAGAAATTGGGACTACCGATACTGTTGGATGCGGGATGCCTATTATACCCTGAATGTATTCAATCATCTTGGTCATTTTGAGGAATTGGAAAGGTACTTCGAATACCTACAAAATCTCCCAACTGACAATAGAGGCAGGTATCAGCCTTTGTATGCCATTACAGGTTCATCCAAGCTTATTGAAATAATATCCGACCTTGATGGATACAAAGGAGAAAAACCCGTAAGGTTCGGAAACGATGCTTATACCCACATTCAAAATGACCTTTATGGCCAAGTGTTGGTTACCTTACTCCCACTTTATGCTGACAAAAGATTTGTAGAATCTGAAAAAAGTCATTCAAAACCTTTTATCAATAATCTATTGGATAAAATTGAGGAAACTATGGATGAAAAAGATGCAGGTCTATGGGAATTTAGGAACCTACAGCAAGAACACTGCTATACATTTCTTTTCCACTGGGCAGGATCATGTGCAGCCATCAAAATAGCCGAAAGGATGAATGACACAGAAATGATGGAAAAAGCAATTGATCTAAAAAACAAATCAATTCAAAAAATAGAAGCATGTTATCTTCCTGAAAGAAAAGCATATGCGCAGGCCATCGGATCCAAACATATGGATGCGAGCACTTTGCAATTAATAACTATGGGCTATTTCGGAGACGACATAGAAAAGGCCAACAATCACCTAAAGGCTTTAGAGGAGGACCTTTTGGCGAAAAATTATTTGTTTTATAGGTACAAACATCAAGATGATTTTGGTGCTCCTGAAACCACCTTCTTAATATGTGCCTTTTGGTATATCGAAGCATTAGCTTGTGTTAACCGTTTGGATGAAGCCATGGAAGGCTTTGAAACACTAAGTAAATATTGCAACCACTTGCAATTATTTTCGGAGGATGTGGATCAACATACGGGTAGTCAATGGGGTAATTTCCCTCAAACCTACAGTCATGTAGGACTTTTGAATGCAGCCTACAGAATTGACAAAAAACTAGACAAGCCAAATTTTATCCTTTGA
- a CDS encoding GDP-L-fucose synthase family protein — translation MVDKNTKIYIAGHRGMVGSAIQRSLESKGYTNIIGFSSKELDLTNQLAVKGFFEKEKPQIVIDAAARVGGILANNNYPYTFLMENMLIQNNLINYSHQFGVEKFIFLGSSCIYPKLAPQPLKEDSLLTSSLEPTNEWYALAKITGVKACDAIRKQFGKDFISLMPTNLYGPYDNFDLETSHVLPAMIRKFHEAKENGNSPVTLWGSGSPMREFLHVNDMADAVVFAVENSFKDNLYNVGTGKDLTIKSLAELIQKITGHTGEIEWDSEKPDGTPRKLMDVSKMSDAGWQAKIGLEEGVKETYEWFLNNIGQYKQVKL, via the coding sequence ATGGTAGATAAAAACACTAAAATTTATATTGCAGGGCACAGAGGAATGGTAGGTTCTGCTATACAAAGGTCTCTTGAAAGCAAGGGGTACACAAATATTATAGGCTTTAGTAGTAAAGAATTGGATTTGACCAATCAGCTAGCAGTTAAGGGTTTTTTTGAAAAAGAAAAGCCCCAAATTGTAATTGACGCTGCAGCAAGAGTAGGGGGGATCCTCGCCAATAATAATTACCCATATACTTTTCTTATGGAGAATATGTTGATTCAAAATAATTTGATCAACTATTCCCACCAATTTGGAGTTGAAAAGTTTATCTTTTTGGGTAGCTCTTGTATTTATCCTAAATTGGCACCACAGCCTTTGAAAGAGGATAGTTTACTTACCTCATCATTGGAGCCAACTAATGAATGGTATGCTTTAGCAAAAATCACAGGAGTGAAGGCCTGCGATGCAATTCGTAAACAATTTGGTAAAGATTTTATTAGTTTAATGCCTACCAATTTATATGGCCCTTACGATAATTTTGACTTGGAGACTTCACATGTGCTGCCTGCCATGATTAGAAAATTTCATGAGGCCAAAGAAAATGGAAATAGCCCGGTTACCCTCTGGGGTTCAGGCTCTCCCATGAGGGAGTTTTTACACGTAAATGATATGGCAGATGCTGTAGTATTTGCTGTTGAAAACAGCTTTAAAGATAATCTTTACAATGTTGGTACAGGGAAGGATTTAACTATAAAATCCCTTGCTGAACTGATTCAGAAAATTACAGGACATACTGGTGAAATTGAGTGGGATAGTGAAAAGCCGGACGGTACTCCTCGTAAATTAATGGATGTGAGTAAAATGTCGGATGCCGGATGGCAAGCAAAGATTGGCCTTGAAGAAGGTGTGAAAGAAACCTACGAATGGTTTTTGAATAACATCGGCCAGTACAAACAAGTGAAACTTTAA
- the gmd gene encoding GDP-mannose 4,6-dehydratase codes for MKTALITGITGQDGAYLAELLLSKGYIVHGIKRRASLFNTDRIDHLYQDPHEDDKRLFLHYGDLTDSMNLTRIIQETKPDEIYNLAAMSHVKVSFDTPEYTANADGIGTLRILEAVRLLGMEKTTKIYQASTSELYGLVQAVPQSETTPFYPRSPYAVAKLYGYWITVNYREAYGMYACNGILFNHESPLRGETFVTRKITRAVAKIALGFQKNLYMGNLDAKRDWGHAKDYVDAMWRILQQDEPEDYVIATGVTTKVRDFIKMAFELVGFTLKFEGEGLEEKGILESIDKEKAFEVLGTSTFNVKVGDVLVNVDPAYFRPTEVDLLIGDPNKAMTKLDWKPKYDLKLLVEDMVLSDVSLFKRDVHLMKGGHKVLNQAE; via the coding sequence ATGAAAACGGCGTTAATAACAGGTATAACAGGACAGGATGGTGCTTATCTTGCAGAACTCTTATTGTCAAAAGGATATATTGTTCACGGAATAAAAAGGAGAGCCTCTTTGTTTAATACAGATAGGATAGATCACTTGTATCAAGATCCCCATGAAGATGACAAGCGCTTATTCCTTCATTATGGTGATTTGACAGATTCAATGAACTTGACAAGAATCATTCAGGAAACCAAACCGGATGAAATTTACAATTTGGCAGCAATGAGTCATGTAAAAGTGAGCTTTGATACCCCTGAATATACGGCAAATGCTGATGGAATAGGTACCTTAAGAATATTGGAAGCTGTGCGTCTTTTGGGAATGGAAAAAACCACCAAAATCTATCAAGCATCTACTTCCGAGCTTTATGGTTTGGTTCAGGCAGTTCCTCAATCAGAGACTACACCATTCTATCCTAGATCCCCTTACGCCGTTGCGAAACTTTACGGTTATTGGATTACGGTGAATTACAGAGAAGCTTATGGTATGTATGCTTGTAATGGTATCCTATTCAACCACGAATCTCCATTAAGAGGTGAAACTTTTGTAACCAGAAAAATTACCAGAGCTGTTGCCAAAATTGCATTGGGTTTTCAGAAAAACCTTTACATGGGTAATTTGGATGCCAAAAGGGACTGGGGCCATGCTAAGGATTATGTTGATGCCATGTGGAGGATTCTTCAACAAGACGAACCTGAAGATTATGTCATTGCTACAGGAGTAACTACTAAAGTAAGAGACTTTATTAAAATGGCTTTTGAATTAGTAGGCTTTACTTTAAAATTTGAAGGTGAAGGGTTGGAAGAAAAAGGGATTTTGGAATCCATTGACAAAGAAAAAGCCTTTGAAGTTTTGGGGACTTCAACTTTCAATGTAAAAGTCGGAGATGTCTTGGTGAATGTCGATCCTGCCTATTTTAGACCTACCGAGGTAGATTTATTAATTGGAGATCCTAATAAGGCGATGACCAAACTAGACTGGAAACCAAAATATGATCTTAAACTTTTGGTTGAAGATATGGTGCTTTCTGACGTTAGTTTGTTTAAAAGAGATGTACACTTAATGAAAGGCGGTCACAAGGTCTTGAATCAGGCTGAATAA
- a CDS encoding mannose-1-phosphate guanylyltransferase — MKIVNVILSGGVGSRLWPLSRKSRPKQYLPIFEEQSLFEKTVIRNSKVCNQVMVVGGVDNYQLSREILNKEESSNYLELVEAAPRNTAAAIAFAAFSLPEDAIMLVTPSDHLIGDQDVYDTSINQAIEMAKKGSLVTFGLIPTKPETGFGYIEHEGNDVLGFREKPGLIQAQSYLKQGNFLWNSGMFCFEAGTYLSELEKHEPEVFKTSKVALENAKDGFLPLDLSMEIPSISVDYAVMEKSDKIKVVPSSFSWSDMGSFEALFDYYPEGSKEKVDGNLVLGSGKHVEFVGLEDVVLVETKDAILVLNRSNAQDVKKVYERLEKENPGLLS, encoded by the coding sequence ATGAAAATCGTTAATGTAATATTATCAGGGGGAGTAGGCAGTAGATTGTGGCCCCTTTCCCGAAAAAGCAGGCCCAAACAATATTTGCCCATTTTTGAAGAGCAATCACTTTTTGAGAAAACTGTTATTAGAAATTCAAAGGTTTGCAACCAAGTAATGGTAGTTGGGGGAGTAGACAACTACCAACTCTCAAGAGAAATATTAAATAAAGAGGAAAGCTCCAATTATTTGGAACTGGTGGAAGCTGCCCCTAGAAATACTGCTGCTGCAATAGCATTTGCCGCATTTTCTTTACCCGAAGATGCGATCATGCTGGTCACCCCTTCAGATCATTTGATTGGAGATCAGGATGTTTATGACACATCAATTAATCAGGCGATTGAAATGGCTAAAAAAGGTTCTTTGGTTACTTTCGGCCTTATTCCCACCAAGCCTGAAACCGGATTTGGATACATTGAGCATGAGGGGAATGACGTACTTGGTTTTAGAGAAAAACCGGGATTGATTCAAGCTCAGTCTTATCTGAAGCAAGGTAACTTTCTTTGGAATAGTGGCATGTTCTGTTTTGAGGCAGGAACTTATTTAAGTGAATTAGAAAAACATGAGCCTGAAGTATTTAAAACTTCGAAAGTCGCTTTAGAAAATGCTAAAGATGGCTTTTTACCACTAGATTTAAGTATGGAAATCCCGTCAATTAGTGTGGATTATGCGGTGATGGAGAAATCGGACAAAATTAAAGTTGTACCTTCCAGCTTCTCTTGGTCAGATATGGGATCCTTTGAAGCGTTGTTTGATTACTACCCGGAGGGAAGCAAGGAAAAGGTAGATGGGAATTTAGTATTGGGCTCCGGAAAGCATGTTGAATTTGTGGGCTTGGAAGACGTTGTATTGGTGGAGACAAAGGATGCCATTCTTGTGCTGAACCGGAGTAATGCGCAAGATGTTAAAAAAGTATATGAACGTTTAGAAAAAGAAAATCCGGGATTACTAAGTTAA
- a CDS encoding SLBB domain-containing protein, translating into MISKFIHYFRFSSIIILLFIVSIGYSQSIQDIQNLKVDELSDAQIEQLIKRAESSGMNEMQLEAMARERGMPASEVAKLRQRIESLKSGNSEVTAGKSTGRNNQREVVDAEMQQNVFDSLRQSDPYYDLSPQQKKIFGYTLFHNQELNFNPNLNIPTPENYILGTGDQVLVDVYGASQAAFDMTVSPEGKILIPNIGPINIGGASVESARLRVKNALGQIYSGLKGPNPNTFLQLRVGNIRSIQVTMAGELNKPGTYTLPSFANVFNALYLAGGPNEIGSFRNIQVYRDSKSVGQVDVYDFLVNGNQKGNIVLQDNDVVIVPPIQTRVELEGPVRRPGLFEVKGDENIHDLLTFAGGFKSEAYKELVTVKRTTDQNLRVDNIFNKDFDSFSIKDGDLFVVGSILERYDNRVQVSGAVFRPGEFAISDEMTVQSLIELAGGLRGDAFSERATLYRTNPDFTMEVLTLDLGAIISGNAVDVPLMREDILSIPSKYDLKEEYYVQISGEVNRTGVFQYAKNMTVGDLITKASGFKESASSANIEIARRVKGEVGGEIAKIFTVSIDEDLKITEAEREIILEPFDHVFVRKSPGFQEEKIVYVEGEVFYPGGFTLEKRDERISDVLKRAGGLNNYAYPKGATLIRRTEFFKTKTEENIKLEQLESLHRNIIREDEIENAEAEGKLLERIDDRMALLLHEERKTNEELKQSDSISEDKYQFLGEEDSTVMEVATRDKELIGIDLMKILSQPGSKYDLILQEGDVISIPKELQTVRMRGEVLYPTTARYDMSRGFRNYISRAGGFTEQARKSRAYVVYANGDVHRTNKFLFFNFFPKIEPGAEIIVPQKPKREPMSVQAWIGIASSLATLGILIDRISN; encoded by the coding sequence ATGATCAGTAAATTCATCCATTACTTTAGATTTTCATCGATAATAATTCTGCTTTTTATTGTTTCAATAGGTTATAGCCAATCTATTCAGGATATACAAAACCTTAAAGTAGATGAGTTGTCGGATGCACAGATTGAACAATTAATAAAACGCGCAGAATCTTCCGGTATGAATGAAATGCAATTGGAGGCTATGGCTAGAGAGAGAGGTATGCCTGCATCTGAAGTTGCTAAACTGCGACAAAGAATAGAATCCTTGAAATCCGGAAATAGTGAAGTCACTGCAGGAAAAAGTACTGGAAGAAATAATCAGAGAGAGGTTGTGGACGCAGAAATGCAACAAAATGTTTTTGATAGCCTTAGGCAATCTGATCCTTATTATGATCTTAGTCCTCAACAAAAAAAGATTTTTGGCTATACTTTGTTTCACAATCAAGAATTAAATTTCAATCCTAATTTAAATATCCCTACTCCGGAAAATTATATTCTCGGGACAGGAGATCAAGTGCTTGTAGATGTCTATGGTGCTTCGCAGGCGGCCTTTGACATGACAGTTTCTCCTGAGGGAAAAATCTTAATTCCGAATATTGGTCCAATAAATATTGGTGGTGCAAGTGTGGAAAGTGCTAGGTTAAGGGTGAAAAATGCCTTGGGACAGATTTATTCAGGACTGAAAGGACCAAATCCAAATACATTTTTACAATTGAGGGTTGGAAATATCAGAAGCATTCAAGTGACCATGGCTGGAGAATTAAATAAGCCGGGAACTTATACTTTGCCCTCCTTTGCCAATGTTTTTAATGCTCTTTATTTGGCTGGCGGACCAAATGAAATAGGGTCGTTTAGAAATATTCAGGTTTATAGAGATAGCAAATCAGTTGGACAAGTGGATGTCTATGATTTCTTGGTGAATGGTAATCAGAAGGGGAATATTGTCTTACAAGACAATGATGTAGTGATCGTTCCTCCCATCCAGACAAGAGTCGAATTGGAAGGCCCTGTTCGTAGACCGGGGCTATTTGAAGTTAAGGGAGATGAAAATATCCATGATTTATTGACATTTGCAGGAGGATTTAAAAGTGAGGCCTACAAAGAGCTTGTAACAGTCAAAAGAACTACAGACCAAAATTTGAGAGTAGATAATATTTTCAATAAAGATTTTGATTCCTTTTCTATAAAGGATGGGGATTTATTTGTAGTTGGTAGTATCCTTGAAAGGTATGACAATCGGGTTCAAGTTTCAGGTGCTGTTTTTAGACCGGGAGAATTTGCAATTTCTGATGAGATGACTGTTCAGTCGCTTATTGAGCTTGCCGGTGGTCTTCGTGGTGATGCTTTTTCAGAAAGGGCTACTTTATACAGAACCAATCCTGATTTTACAATGGAAGTGTTAACCCTTGACTTGGGGGCTATTATTTCCGGGAATGCTGTAGATGTACCGCTTATGCGTGAAGATATATTAAGTATTCCAAGTAAGTATGACCTGAAGGAAGAGTATTATGTTCAGATTTCAGGGGAGGTAAATAGAACAGGAGTCTTCCAATATGCAAAAAACATGACCGTTGGGGACTTGATTACAAAGGCCAGTGGTTTTAAAGAGTCAGCATCTAGCGCTAATATTGAAATAGCAAGGAGAGTGAAAGGTGAAGTTGGGGGGGAGATTGCAAAAATCTTTACGGTCTCCATTGATGAAGATTTAAAAATCACAGAGGCTGAAAGAGAAATAATTTTAGAACCCTTTGACCATGTTTTTGTTAGAAAAAGCCCGGGTTTTCAAGAAGAAAAAATTGTTTATGTTGAAGGGGAAGTTTTTTATCCTGGAGGTTTTACCCTTGAAAAGAGAGATGAAAGGATTTCAGATGTGTTAAAGAGGGCTGGGGGGCTTAATAATTATGCCTATCCTAAAGGAGCGACCTTAATTCGGAGAACGGAGTTTTTTAAAACGAAGACAGAGGAAAATATTAAACTTGAACAATTGGAATCATTACATAGGAACATCATCCGTGAAGATGAAATTGAAAATGCGGAAGCGGAAGGTAAACTATTAGAAAGGATTGATGACAGGATGGCTTTGCTTTTGCATGAAGAGAGAAAAACCAATGAGGAATTAAAGCAGTCTGATAGTATTTCCGAAGACAAGTATCAATTTCTAGGTGAGGAAGACAGTACGGTGATGGAGGTAGCCACCAGAGACAAGGAACTTATTGGTATTGATCTGATGAAAATTCTTTCTCAGCCTGGTTCCAAATATGACTTGATATTGCAAGAGGGGGATGTGATTAGTATTCCAAAAGAACTGCAAACTGTAAGAATGAGGGGAGAAGTACTTTATCCAACAACAGCTAGGTATGACATGTCCCGTGGATTTAGAAATTATATATCTAGAGCCGGAGGTTTTACAGAACAGGCTAGAAAATCCAGGGCATATGTCGTTTATGCCAATGGAGATGTTCATCGGACGAATAAGTTTTTGTTTTTTAACTTTTTCCCTAAAATAGAACCGGGAGCAGAGATCATCGTTCCACAAAAGCCAAAGCGTGAACCAATGTCTGTTCAAGCATGGATAGGAATTGCATCTAGCCTTGCAACTTTAGGGATTTTGATAGATCGAATATCCAATTAA